In Acidobacteriota bacterium, a genomic segment contains:
- a CDS encoding VOC family protein has protein sequence MNDQPNVKQAVPFFWVTDMEASVRFYVEGLGFQITRQWVDDGKLRWCWLEIGDAALMLQEFWKEGHHANVPTEKLGVGVSICFICEDALAIYRQAKSNRLEASKPFVGNGMWVTALIDPDGHRIDFESHTDVPEETEFEE, from the coding sequence ATGAACGACCAACCAAACGTTAAACAAGCCGTGCCGTTTTTCTGGGTGACGGACATGGAAGCATCCGTTCGGTTTTATGTCGAAGGCCTGGGGTTTCAAATCACCAGGCAATGGGTTGACGACGGCAAGCTGCGCTGGTGCTGGCTGGAAATCGGTGACGCCGCGTTGATGTTGCAGGAGTTTTGGAAGGAAGGTCATCACGCCAATGTCCCAACAGAAAAACTCGGAGTTGGCGTTTCGATTTGCTTCATTTGCGAAGATGCGTTGGCCATTTACCGCCAAGCTAAATCAAACCGGCTTGAGGCTTCAAAACCTTTCGTGGGAAATGGAATGTGGGTGACGGCGCTGATTGATCCTGACGGGCACAGAATTGATTTTGAAAGCCATACCGACGTGCCCGAAGAGACTGAGTTTGAGGAGTAA
- a CDS encoding pyridoxamine 5'-phosphate oxidase family protein has protein sequence MNELKEVAPAFVEMAHKIVWASAATVDTKGRPRSRILHPIWQWDGSTLVGWIGTGPTPLKRAHLDANPYISLNYWSPTHDTCVAECKTTWAFDDETRTMVWNLFLNTPQPLGYDPKIIPQWTSPTCDAFAALRLEPWRLRVFPGSMLLGQGGKVLDWRA, from the coding sequence ATGAACGAACTGAAGGAAGTCGCGCCTGCTTTTGTGGAAATGGCGCACAAAATTGTCTGGGCGAGCGCGGCGACGGTGGATACGAAAGGCCGCCCGCGTTCGCGCATCCTGCATCCGATCTGGCAATGGGATGGCTCAACGCTTGTGGGCTGGATTGGCACAGGGCCGACGCCGCTCAAACGCGCGCATCTGGATGCGAATCCCTACATTTCGTTGAATTACTGGTCGCCAACGCATGACACTTGCGTCGCGGAATGCAAAACGACGTGGGCGTTCGACGACGAAACGCGAACGATGGTCTGGAATCTGTTTCTCAACACGCCTCAACCGTTAGGGTACGATCCGAAAATCATTCCGCAATGGACCAGCCCGACGTGTGATGCATTTGCCGCGTTGCGGTTGGAACCGTGGCGGCTCCGCGTGTTCCCCGGCAGCATGCTGCTGGGACAAGGCGGCAAGGTACTGGATTGGCGCGCTTGA
- a CDS encoding ankyrin repeat domain-containing protein — protein MLDQIVNGRTDLVFDYLAAGHAATATDADGVSLIRHSAYYGDVSAIRFLLSQGESLASLGDNFDLNGAAFHGHWRLCQFLIEQGADVNHPLPDTGETPLHAALCKADSYAHELVVKVLLAAGANPNAKTNPSVETGGFMRDCRTKAETPLHRAAAFGTADAIQVLLDAGADLEAKDMNGDTPLSWASWYLRPDSILRKLCYGDFWINPDRHPRGMEAYLLGKP, from the coding sequence ATGCTTGATCAAATTGTCAATGGACGGACGGATTTGGTCTTCGATTACCTGGCGGCAGGTCATGCGGCGACTGCCACCGATGCCGATGGCGTGTCGCTGATTCGGCATAGCGCCTATTACGGGGATGTCAGCGCGATTCGATTTTTGCTCAGCCAGGGAGAATCGCTGGCTTCGCTCGGAGACAACTTTGATCTGAACGGCGCGGCCTTTCATGGGCATTGGCGGTTGTGCCAGTTTCTGATTGAACAGGGCGCGGACGTAAACCATCCTTTGCCGGACACCGGAGAAACTCCGCTGCACGCGGCGTTGTGCAAAGCTGACAGCTACGCCCACGAACTGGTCGTCAAAGTCCTACTGGCAGCCGGAGCCAATCCCAATGCCAAAACCAATCCTTCGGTGGAAACCGGCGGCTTTATGCGCGATTGCCGCACCAAAGCAGAAACGCCGCTGCATCGCGCCGCCGCGTTTGGCACTGCGGACGCCATTCAAGTGTTGCTGGACGCCGGAGCCGACCTGGAAGCAAAAGATATGAACGGCGACACGCCGCTCAGTTGGGCAAGCTGGTATCTGCGACCCGATTCGATTTTGCGAAAGCTGTGTTACGGCGATTTTTGGATCAATCCCGACCGGCATCCGCGCGGAATGGAGGCGTATCTGCTTGGGAAGCCATAG
- a CDS encoding DinB family protein, whose translation MSNTTTLIAALENAPGIIIPLIREVPPQYLKRRPSPTKWSAYEHACHLSTSNKPFLARLDLMLSVPEPYIESIVNSPEEEAGALLSVDLDEALDRYVKERASLVKRLKELSAEDWQRTAEHEAFRQYSVWIMFRHLLNHEMLHAYRIEELLLKKDWE comes from the coding sequence ATGAGCAATACGACAACCTTAATAGCCGCCTTGGAAAATGCGCCTGGCATTATCATTCCCCTGATTCGTGAGGTGCCGCCCCAATACCTGAAGCGTCGGCCCAGCCCAACGAAATGGTCCGCTTATGAACACGCCTGTCATCTTTCCACTTCGAACAAACCATTCCTGGCGCGGCTGGACTTGATGTTATCTGTTCCAGAACCTTACATAGAATCCATCGTTAATTCTCCGGAGGAGGAAGCGGGAGCGCTACTGAGCGTTGATTTAGACGAAGCACTCGACCGGTATGTGAAAGAACGAGCCAGTCTGGTCAAGAGGTTGAAGGAACTATCGGCAGAGGACTGGCAGCGAACGGCAGAGCATGAGGCGTTCCGTCAGTATTCGGTTTGGATCATGTTCCGGCATCTGCTCAATCACGAGATGTTGCATGCTTACAGGATTGAAGAATTGCTGCTCAAGAAGGACTGGGAATAG